CGGAAACCGGCTACCGCTACTACTCTACCCGGCAGTTTGAACGCCTCAACACAATTATGTACCTGAAAGCGCTGCAGGTACCGCTGGAGCGAATATCTTATTTCTTCCAAAGCAAGGATACTGACACTATGATACAGATCCTGAAATCTCAGCAGGAAGAGATCCGGATACAGATGCACAGGCTGCAGACAATAGAGAAAAAATTATCATCGAGAATCAGCCAGATCGAAGATGCCAGAAACTGTACTCTGGATCATATACTGCTGAAATCATATCCGGAACGTCCCGTCTTTTTTCTGAAAAAAGAATTTCCGGTGACAGATGATCTGGAGTATCCCATCCGTGAGCTGGAAAAAGCCTGTCGGATACAATCTGATATATTTCTTGGAAAGATTGGCGTTTCCATCTCGGAAACATCCATTCGTGACTCTGATTTTTCGAATTTTTCCGGTATCTTTCTGATGCTGGAACCGGAAGATCCGAGACAGCCCGACGCATCACTGCCTGCCGGAAAATACCTTACCATACGATTTCCCGGCACACATACGCAGTCTTCTGTCTATTACCATCGGCTCCTGGAACACATGCAAAGCAGCAATCTGGTCCTCTCGGGAAATTCCGTAGAAATCACGCTGATCGATTATGGAATGACGGATGATACGGATCAGTTTGTGACGGAAATACAGATACCCGTCACCTCTTCTGACAGGTAATATCCGGAGGGATAACTTCATATCTCCCCGGGTCCTTTCTGCAGGAAATCGGCGCGGCAAAATACAATCCTATTGACTCTCCCCTTACTGGAGGGTTTATTCTTTTATCAAATAGATATCTTGCCATTGGTTGCGGTGCTCACATCCCCCGTCAGCCACGGTATGCAAAAGAAAGGAAACTCTTATGTTAGGTACAATCGTAAACACCGGAACTATTCTCCTGGGAAGCGTGCTTGGAAGTGCACTAAAAAAAGGAATCCATGAAAAATATCAGGGGGCTCTGTACAACGCCATGGGTCTGGCTGCCGTAGGACTTGGTATCAATTCCATCGTCGGAAATATGCCTGACAGCAGCTATCCTGTGCTTTTTATCGTAAGCCTTGCGCTCGGCTGTCTGGCCGGTACGGTTCTCAATATCGACGGAAGATTCAACCGACTGGTGGGACGCCTCGGGAAATCCGAGCTTGGCCAGGGTCTCTCTACCGGAATCCTGCTCTACTGTATTGGCAGCCTGTCCATTTTGAGTCCAATACAGAGCGCTCTGTACGGTGATCATACTTTTCTTTTTACAAATGCAACTCTTGACTTTGTCACTTCCACAGTGCTCGCTTCCACATACGGAATCGGTATGACACTCGCAGCTCCTGTTCTATTCTGCTGGCAGGGCCTGATCTATCTGTGTGCCACATACCTGCAGAATTTCCTTACAGACTCCCTTATGACGGAGATCACTATCGTCGGAGGATTTTTAATTGCCGCGTCTGGTCTGGCCATCCTGAAAATCAAAGACTGCAAGACACTGAATATGCTACCGGCTTTGCTGGTACCGATCATCTTCTTTTTGATCCTGAAGCTCATCTCATAAATGAAACCCGGATACGCGCCTGCAGGTTCACATAATTCTGTTATGTAGCCCAAGCGCCATATCCGGGTTTTTAACGTAAGATTAACCGGAGATCAATGATGTTCTGCTGAATAATACGGCACACAAATATGACTTCCCTGCTGAAGTTTTGTCCCATTAAGGCCATTGATCTCCCTGATTTCTGAAATATATGCGTCTACCGATCCATAATCATCTGTTATATACTGCTGCGCAATACTCCACAGGCTTTCTCCGCGCTCAACATAATGACTGGTATAATATTTATAGGTAATCCTGGAAATATCACTCTGCGCACCAATGTTATCTGCGCTGAACTGAATCAGTGCCGCACTTAGTATCAGAAAGGATACTGCGGTCACAGTCAGCTGGATTCTTCTTCTGTTTCTCGTACGTCTTCTCCTCTTCATATAATGACCTCCCTCATTTGTACAAGTCCATGCAAATATATGTTCCAAACATTTGTTCTGTATTGTCATTATACTATCCAGAACAAACGTTTGTCAAGTTGTTTTTCGAACAGACATTCCGAATATCTGTTTGCAATCTGTGTACTTATATGCTATGATAGAGGCAATAAAAAACATGGAGGGCAGTGTATATGGCCTATGGTAAGATAAGCAAAAAACAACAGGAAATTCTCGATTACATAAAAAGTGAAATCATCAACCGCGGATTTCCTCCTGCGGTCCGTGAGATCTGCGAGGCTGTCAATCTGAAGTCAACATCCTCCGTTCATTCCCATCTGGAAACGCTGGAAAAGAACGGTTATATCCGCAGAGACCCTACTAAACCGCGCGCGATCGAAATTCTGGACGATAATTTCAACACAGCACGCTGTGAGATGGTCAATGTTCCTGTTGTGGGACGTGTGGCTGCCGGTGAACCTATACTTGCGGTGGAGAATATTGAGAATTATTTTCCGATTCCTGCTGAACATATGCCGAAATCCGATGCATTTATCCTGGAAATCCACGGTGAGAGTATGATCAATGCAGGAATTCTCGACGGGGATTACGTGCTGGTACAGAGTCAGCACACAGCTGACAACGGAAATATGGTTGTTGCCCTGATCGATGATTCAGCAACTGTCAAAACATTTTATAAAGAGAACGGATATTACCGACTGCAGCCCGAAAATGATGAGATGGATCCCATCATCGTAGAAGAAGGACTTGAAATCCTTGGAAAAGTAGTCGGTGTGATGAGATTTATGAAGTCCTGATAAAATCCAAAAATACAGGAGCAAAGGGTGCGGCTATCTTCAATGATTTCCGCACCCTTTGCTCCTGCATCTTTTGCATGGTCCTTATTTACCTTTGATTTTTTCTGTCAAGGCTCTGCTGTGTACGAACAGGATGCTCCCTGTCTTTTTTCTATGGTTTCTGTTACCACCCGCTTTCATTGTATCATATCTGCTCACCATGCGTAACGCAGCGGTCTAAGAGATGCGTGAAAAAATACCGTCCCATAACTGATACCAGTCATGAAACGGCATTCTCTTCATCAGTCTTCCAGCGAAGCTACTGAAACGGATGTTCCGTCTCTCCAGATTCTCTCCAGATCATAGAACAAACGGTTTTCTTCATCGAAAATGTGAATCACCAGGTCGCCGTAATCCATCAGAATCCAGTTTGCATTCTGATAACCCTCGATCTGTTTCGGACGATATCCTGCTTTCTCCAGCATCTCTTCTACATTTTCAGCCAAAGCCTGGACCTGATTGCGGTTCGTTCCGCTCGCAATGATGAAATAATCAGCAAGCGTGGACACCTTCTCGATGTCGATCACTTTGATATCCACTGCTTTTTTATCTTCCAACGCCAGGCAGGCGGTTTTTGCCATATCTTTTCCCGTCATTTTTTTCTCCTTCATCCCTGATTATGCAGATTACAATAATACTCATATGCACTTTCCGTGACAGTATCAATTTCCTTCTCAACTGTTCTCAGATAAGTCAGCGTGTCATGGAGGATCATATACATACATTCATCCAAATCTCTGAATGCCATTTTACGGATTTCCTCCAGCCGCGGGGCTTTATTTCGTCCAGGTTCGATGTAATCTGCAATATAAATAATTTTTTCCAGGACCGTCATAGCCGCCTTTCCCGTAGTGTGCCACGTAATCGCAGAAAGTACTTCCGGGTCGCGGATATCAAACTTCTTTTTCGCAAGATGAGCACCCAGTTTTGCGTGCAGCATGTATGGATGAGTCGTCTCATAGTGAGATGGTGTAATTCCGAATTTACCGCACAGCCGCAGTTTCTTTTCATCCGGAATACATTTCGCGCAGTCATGCAGAAGCCCCGCAAGCTGCAGCTTAGCGGGATCCCCGCCGTGAACCATACCCATACACGCAGCTGTGTACATCACGCCCATCGTATGTTGGAAACGCTGACGGTCCAGATAATTTTTCAATTTTCTTTCCAGCTTTATTAAATCATGCTTTTGTTCTGCCACGATGTCACCTCTTATTACTTACCGGTAAATCCGGTTTTCATAGATATAATCAATTACCCGGTTCGGTACATAATACTTTATCGTACGTTCTTCCTCAATCCATGAGCGCAGCATCTGAGATGAGACATCAATGTTAAGGCTGTCCAGCTTCAGGAAACTGCCGCCGTATTTCTTTGAAAGCCGCGTCATCTCAGCTACTATTTTCTCATCCATTGTGTGATCCCGCGTCGCCACAACGATTCTGGCTGCCGCACAGATTCTTTCCGGTTCTTTCCATGTCTCAAAATTGAACAGTGAGTCCGCACCAATGATAAAATAGTATTCATTTTCCGGGTATTCCTCATTCAACCGTTCAAGCGTACGAAACGTATACGTATACCCATCCTCATTCATTTCCACAAGC
The Ruminococcus gauvreauii genome window above contains:
- a CDS encoding LysM peptidoglycan-binding domain-containing protein, translated to MKRRRRTRNRRRIQLTVTAVSFLILSAALIQFSADNIGAQSDISRITYKYYTSHYVERGESLWSIAQQYITDDYGSVDAYISEIREINGLNGTKLQQGSHICVPYYSAEHH
- a CDS encoding MerR family transcriptional regulator, with the translated sequence MKDLFSIGEVARLFDINVKTLRYYDETGLLKPEKVNPETGYRYYSTRQFERLNTIMYLKALQVPLERISYFFQSKDTDTMIQILKSQQEEIRIQMHRLQTIEKKLSSRISQIEDARNCTLDHILLKSYPERPVFFLKKEFPVTDDLEYPIRELEKACRIQSDIFLGKIGVSISETSIRDSDFSNFSGIFLMLEPEDPRQPDASLPAGKYLTIRFPGTHTQSSVYYHRLLEHMQSSNLVLSGNSVEITLIDYGMTDDTDQFVTEIQIPVTSSDR
- the lexA gene encoding transcriptional repressor LexA — protein: MAYGKISKKQQEILDYIKSEIINRGFPPAVREICEAVNLKSTSSVHSHLETLEKNGYIRRDPTKPRAIEILDDNFNTARCEMVNVPVVGRVAAGEPILAVENIENYFPIPAEHMPKSDAFILEIHGESMINAGILDGDYVLVQSQHTADNGNMVVALIDDSATVKTFYKENGYYRLQPENDEMDPIIVEEGLEILGKVVGVMRFMKS
- the rsfS gene encoding ribosome silencing factor: MTGKDMAKTACLALEDKKAVDIKVIDIEKVSTLADYFIIASGTNRNQVQALAENVEEMLEKAGYRPKQIEGYQNANWILMDYGDLVIHIFDEENRLFYDLERIWRDGTSVSVASLED
- the yqeK gene encoding bis(5'-nucleosyl)-tetraphosphatase (symmetrical) YqeK; translation: MAEQKHDLIKLERKLKNYLDRQRFQHTMGVMYTAACMGMVHGGDPAKLQLAGLLHDCAKCIPDEKKLRLCGKFGITPSHYETTHPYMLHAKLGAHLAKKKFDIRDPEVLSAITWHTTGKAAMTVLEKIIYIADYIEPGRNKAPRLEEIRKMAFRDLDECMYMILHDTLTYLRTVEKEIDTVTESAYEYYCNLHNQG
- the nadD gene encoding nicotinate-nucleotide adenylyltransferase; the protein is MQKEQKIGIMGGTFDPIHVGHLILGETAYEQFGLEKVLFLPAGNPPHKKNRRGRATDEQRVEMVARAISDNPHFELSLVEMNEDGYTYTFRTLERLNEEYPENEYYFIIGADSLFNFETWKEPERICAAARIVVATRDHTMDEKIVAEMTRLSKKYGGSFLKLDSLNIDVSSQMLRSWIEEERTIKYYVPNRVIDYIYENRIYR
- a CDS encoding DUF554 domain-containing protein; amino-acid sequence: MLGTIVNTGTILLGSVLGSALKKGIHEKYQGALYNAMGLAAVGLGINSIVGNMPDSSYPVLFIVSLALGCLAGTVLNIDGRFNRLVGRLGKSELGQGLSTGILLYCIGSLSILSPIQSALYGDHTFLFTNATLDFVTSTVLASTYGIGMTLAAPVLFCWQGLIYLCATYLQNFLTDSLMTEITIVGGFLIAASGLAILKIKDCKTLNMLPALLVPIIFFLILKLIS